A section of the Subtercola frigoramans genome encodes:
- a CDS encoding ABC transporter ATP-binding protein: MSSVGRGGRGGAGGLMGGGDVQAQKARNADAPKVDNLFGRITQLFAPYRPQIALTVVLVLVAAALSVVPPLLTQRAFDDGLFPVAGGGPNVPVLTGIIALMIVIYVVSTLLGVWQTYLTATVGNKVMGAMRVSLFTHLQAMELSFFTKTKTGVIQSRLQNDVGGVAAVLTNTISSVLGNTVTVIAAFVAMLLLNWQLTVVAIILMPILVIAQRKVGQVRARIATKTQESLSDMTAITQETLSVSGILLSKSFNRQNSEIARYSKENDNQVRLQVSQQMSGQWFFAMVSIFLSSIPAIVYLVAGLLLNNGAADITAGTIVAFTTVQARLLFPLLGLLRVALDLQTSGALFARIFEYMDLVPSIVDGPDARDVPRPAADSLGAASLHQEPLGRVAFEDVSFRYADASPTSRPTLGGITFDIEPGQFAAFVGPSGAGKTTISSLIPRFYEATGGRVLFAGVDVRELRQESLVSHLGIVSQETYLFHATVAENLRYAKPDATQAELEEAATLANIHDRIMSFDDGYDTMVGERGYRLSGGEKQRIAIARVLLKDPAVLILDEATSALDSISERIVQSALDTAARGRTTIAIAHRLSTVVAADVIFVIEDGLIVEKGTHADLLERGGAYSALYAEQVSVR, translated from the coding sequence ATGAGTTCAGTGGGTCGCGGTGGTCGTGGTGGTGCCGGTGGTTTGATGGGCGGCGGTGACGTCCAGGCACAGAAGGCACGGAATGCCGATGCTCCGAAGGTCGACAACCTCTTCGGGCGCATCACCCAGCTGTTCGCTCCGTACCGGCCGCAGATCGCCCTCACGGTCGTTCTGGTTCTGGTGGCGGCGGCACTGTCTGTAGTGCCGCCGCTGCTCACCCAGAGGGCGTTCGATGACGGGCTGTTTCCCGTTGCGGGCGGCGGGCCGAACGTGCCGGTGCTGACCGGCATCATCGCCTTGATGATCGTGATCTATGTCGTCTCGACCCTGCTCGGAGTCTGGCAGACCTACCTCACGGCGACGGTCGGCAACAAGGTCATGGGCGCGATGCGCGTCAGTCTGTTCACGCACCTGCAGGCGATGGAACTCAGCTTCTTCACGAAGACGAAGACGGGCGTCATCCAGTCGCGGCTGCAGAACGATGTCGGCGGCGTGGCAGCGGTTCTCACCAACACCATCTCGAGCGTGCTCGGCAACACGGTCACGGTGATCGCCGCCTTCGTCGCCATGTTGCTGCTGAACTGGCAGCTCACCGTCGTTGCGATCATCCTCATGCCCATCCTGGTGATCGCCCAGCGCAAGGTGGGCCAGGTTCGCGCCCGGATCGCCACCAAGACGCAGGAATCGCTGTCTGACATGACGGCCATCACCCAGGAGACACTGAGCGTTTCGGGCATCCTGTTGTCGAAGAGTTTCAATCGTCAGAACAGCGAGATCGCCCGGTATTCGAAGGAGAACGACAACCAGGTGAGGCTCCAGGTGAGCCAGCAGATGAGCGGCCAGTGGTTCTTCGCCATGGTGAGCATCTTCCTTTCGAGCATTCCTGCGATCGTCTACCTCGTCGCCGGCCTTCTGTTGAACAACGGCGCTGCCGACATCACCGCAGGCACAATCGTTGCGTTCACCACCGTCCAGGCTCGGTTGCTGTTCCCGCTCCTGGGGTTGCTGCGAGTCGCGCTCGATCTGCAGACCTCCGGCGCACTCTTCGCCCGGATCTTCGAATACATGGATCTGGTGCCCTCGATCGTCGACGGCCCGGATGCTCGTGACGTGCCCCGGCCGGCGGCTGATTCTCTCGGCGCTGCTTCGCTGCACCAGGAGCCGCTGGGCAGGGTGGCGTTCGAGGATGTCTCCTTCCGTTACGCCGATGCCTCGCCGACCTCGAGGCCCACACTGGGAGGAATCACCTTCGACATCGAACCGGGCCAGTTCGCGGCGTTCGTGGGGCCGTCAGGGGCAGGAAAGACGACCATCTCCTCGCTCATCCCACGGTTCTATGAAGCCACGGGTGGTCGGGTGCTGTTCGCCGGAGTGGACGTCCGCGAGCTCCGCCAGGAATCGCTCGTGTCGCACCTGGGGATCGTGAGCCAGGAGACCTATCTCTTCCACGCGACCGTGGCCGAGAACCTCCGCTACGCGAAGCCCGACGCGACACAGGCCGAACTCGAGGAAGCGGCGACGCTGGCGAACATCCACGATCGCATCATGAGCTTCGACGACGGCTACGACACGATGGTGGGGGAGCGGGGGTATCGTCTCTCGGGCGGTGAGAAGCAGCGCATCGCGATCGCGAGGGTTCTGCTCAAAGACCCCGCCGTGTTGATTCTCGACGAGGCGACGAGCGCACTCGACTCGATCTCCGAGCGCATCGTGCAGTCGGCGCTCGACACGGCAGCGCGGGGGCGCACCACCATCGCCATCGCACATCGTCTCTCGACGGTCGTGGCGGCCGACGTGATCTTCGTCATCGAAGATGGGCTGATCGTCGAGAAGGGCACGCATGCAGACCTGCTCGAGCGCGGGGGTGCGTATTCGGCCCTGTACGCGGAGCAGGTCTCGGTACGGTGA
- a CDS encoding carbohydrate ABC transporter permease, with protein sequence MTTADLINKIVQVVVALAAFAAVIGLLLFLIDRAPKKRKDVVQLIGFVTPAFLFLIIGLVYPAIRTAIASLFDGRGNFIGGENFVWVFTQPDSLVSLRNTIIWVILTPLAATAIGLAYAVFIDKSRGERYFKALVFMPMAISFVGASIIWKFVYEYRPTGVNQIGLLNQIVVWLGGEPVQWLQSVPANTLLLIVVMVWIQTGFAMVVLSAAIKGVPTEIIEAAQLDGTNAWQRFTNVTIPGIQSSLVVVVTTISIATLKVFDIVRTMTAGNFDTSVLANEMYTQAFRAGEPGRGSALALILFVLVLPIVIYNVRVLRKQREIR encoded by the coding sequence ATGACAACCGCCGACCTAATCAACAAAATCGTTCAAGTAGTAGTGGCACTTGCGGCCTTCGCCGCGGTGATCGGTCTACTGCTGTTTCTCATCGACCGGGCACCGAAGAAGCGAAAAGATGTCGTTCAACTCATCGGTTTCGTGACTCCGGCGTTCCTCTTTCTCATCATCGGTCTCGTGTATCCGGCCATCAGAACGGCGATCGCCTCGCTGTTCGACGGCAGGGGCAACTTCATCGGCGGAGAGAACTTCGTGTGGGTCTTCACCCAGCCCGACTCGCTCGTGAGTCTTCGCAACACGATCATCTGGGTCATCCTGACCCCACTGGCTGCGACCGCGATCGGCCTGGCCTACGCGGTCTTCATCGACAAGTCCCGCGGTGAGCGCTACTTCAAAGCGCTCGTCTTCATGCCGATGGCGATCTCGTTCGTCGGTGCGAGCATCATCTGGAAATTCGTGTACGAGTACCGGCCCACCGGTGTGAACCAGATCGGACTCCTGAACCAGATCGTGGTGTGGCTGGGCGGTGAACCTGTGCAGTGGTTGCAGTCCGTTCCGGCGAACACCCTGCTCCTGATCGTCGTCATGGTCTGGATCCAGACCGGGTTCGCCATGGTGGTGCTCTCTGCTGCGATCAAGGGTGTTCCGACGGAGATCATCGAAGCGGCCCAGCTGGATGGCACCAACGCGTGGCAGCGTTTCACGAATGTCACCATCCCGGGCATCCAGAGCTCGCTCGTCGTGGTCGTGACGACCATCTCGATCGCCACACTGAAGGTCTTCGACATCGTGCGAACGATGACGGCCGGCAACTTCGACACCAGCGTGCTCGCGAACGAGATGTACACCCAGGCCTTCCGTGCTGGTGAACCGGGGAGGGGCTCAGCACTGGCGCTGATCCTTTTCGTGCTGGTTCTGCCGATCGTCATTTACAACGTGAGAGTCTTGCGCAAGCAGAGGGAGATCCGATGA
- a CDS encoding ABC transporter permease: protein MFGTYLRRELLGRRRQTIIIAVGMALAIGLVILVNSISAGVQNAQASVLASVYGVGTDVTISQAATPPTAGAAGGGQQGFAFGSGSGDTSGGTTNLSQSRLVSTPTQTVFDAGQLATVKGVSGVAASTGTLSLENIIFSGQVPDRQAGATGGNRTPGGTTDAAPPTGGADGAGGSAFNLNRFSVLGVDSAGDSVGPLSSVAVATGRVLAPTDAGTDVAVLDSSYATSASLAVGGTITIGGTAFQIVGTVSSTGTDSTTAANVYVPLDVAQSLSSNTGKLSTIYVQAASSSGVDQLAADLKAALPTATVNTQADLASTVSGSLSTASSLVSSLGTWLSVLVLAAAFLIAILFTISGVTRRTREFGTLKAIGWSNGRIVRQVAGESMVQGLTGGVIGVIVGIAGIAIVNAISPTLTGSASTGGGLGGAARRAAGAAGSAATGGGATGEGGGGFGQRAAGGGFGAAANQATSTVALHAPFTIEIVLIAVGLAIVGGLLAGAIGGWRAARLRPAEALRSVA, encoded by the coding sequence GTGTTCGGTACCTACTTGCGGCGAGAATTACTCGGCCGCCGCAGACAGACCATCATCATCGCCGTCGGCATGGCCCTGGCGATCGGCCTGGTCATTCTGGTCAACTCGATTTCTGCCGGCGTGCAGAATGCACAGGCCTCGGTACTCGCCTCCGTCTACGGGGTCGGCACCGACGTGACGATCAGCCAGGCGGCGACCCCGCCGACTGCGGGAGCCGCTGGCGGTGGCCAGCAGGGTTTCGCCTTCGGGTCTGGCTCAGGTGACACTTCTGGTGGCACGACGAACCTCAGCCAGTCACGGCTGGTCAGCACTCCGACCCAGACGGTCTTCGATGCCGGCCAACTGGCCACGGTGAAGGGAGTCAGCGGAGTTGCTGCCTCGACGGGCACCCTGTCACTCGAGAACATCATTTTCAGCGGGCAGGTACCCGATCGCCAGGCGGGTGCCACCGGCGGCAACCGCACGCCGGGCGGAACAACCGACGCGGCTCCACCCACCGGCGGCGCAGACGGCGCGGGCGGCAGCGCCTTCAACCTCAACAGGTTCAGCGTGCTCGGCGTCGACTCGGCCGGCGATTCAGTGGGGCCCCTCTCCTCGGTTGCCGTTGCGACCGGGCGCGTATTGGCGCCGACCGATGCGGGCACCGATGTCGCCGTTCTCGACAGCAGCTACGCCACCAGTGCGTCGCTTGCCGTCGGAGGCACCATCACGATCGGCGGCACCGCGTTCCAGATCGTCGGAACAGTCTCGTCCACCGGTACCGATTCGACGACCGCCGCGAACGTCTACGTCCCCCTGGATGTCGCCCAGTCGCTGTCGAGCAACACCGGCAAACTCAGCACGATCTACGTGCAGGCCGCCTCCTCCAGCGGTGTCGACCAGCTCGCGGCCGATCTCAAGGCGGCCCTGCCCACGGCGACGGTGAACACCCAGGCCGATCTCGCCTCGACCGTCTCCGGCTCCCTGTCGACCGCTTCATCGTTGGTGAGCAGCCTGGGCACCTGGCTGTCGGTCCTCGTGCTCGCCGCGGCCTTCCTGATCGCCATCTTGTTCACGATCTCGGGGGTGACCCGCAGAACGCGTGAATTCGGCACCCTCAAGGCCATCGGCTGGAGCAACGGGCGCATCGTGCGCCAGGTCGCCGGTGAGTCAATGGTGCAGGGCCTCACCGGCGGGGTCATCGGCGTCATCGTCGGAATCGCTGGCATCGCGATCGTGAACGCCATCTCCCCCACCTTGACCGGCTCCGCCAGCACGGGTGGTGGGCTTGGCGGGGCAGCACGGCGTGCAGCCGGCGCGGCAGGGTCTGCCGCGACGGGTGGCGGGGCGACAGGCGAGGGCGGCGGCGGTTTCGGCCAGCGTGCTGCCGGCGGCGGTTTCGGTGCGGCGGCCAATCAGGCCACCTCGACGGTTGCGCTCCACGCACCGTTCACCATCGAGATCGTGCTGATCGCCGTGGGGCTGGCTATCGTCGGTGGCCTCCTCGCCGGGGCCATCGGAGGCTGGCGGGCGGCTCGCCTGCGCCCGGCTGAGGCACTTCGCTCAGTCGCGTAG
- a CDS encoding ABC transporter substrate-binding protein, protein MRLTRDKRVIIPLAGLAVLGLALTGCTGDAPASSGGTAAAGCEDYASYGTFTGSPTVSIYSTIVDVEADQLNQSWADFEKCTGITIKYEGSQEFETQINVRAQGGNPPDLAIFPQPGLLASMVAGGYLKAAPQSVSDNVDKNWSADWKKYGTVGGTFYGAPLMASVKGYIWYSPTFFSSNGYTIPKTLDELNTLTAKIAADGKAKPWCAGFASGEASGWPGTDWIEDVVLRQAGPDVYDKWVTNDVKFTDPQITKAFDYVGNFLKNPAYVNAGFGDVTSVNSTTFQDAGLPILQSQCAMMHQASFYEAQWPKGTKVAEDGDVYGFLMPPAAAGGAQAVTGGGELVGAFKTSDQITAVQTYLSSALWANNRVKLGGVISANKGLDPANAQSPLAVQSIKILQDPNTTFRFDASDLMPAAVGSNSFWKGIVNWINGDSTQTVTDFIQSTWPTK, encoded by the coding sequence ATGAGACTCACCCGTGACAAACGAGTGATCATCCCTCTGGCAGGCTTGGCCGTTCTGGGTCTTGCGCTGACAGGCTGTACCGGTGACGCGCCGGCTTCGTCTGGCGGCACTGCCGCAGCAGGTTGCGAAGACTACGCAAGCTACGGCACCTTCACCGGTTCACCCACGGTGAGCATCTACTCGACGATCGTCGACGTCGAGGCAGATCAGCTGAACCAGTCCTGGGCCGATTTCGAGAAGTGCACCGGCATCACCATCAAGTACGAGGGCAGCCAGGAGTTCGAGACCCAGATCAACGTTCGCGCGCAGGGTGGCAACCCGCCCGACCTCGCGATCTTCCCGCAGCCGGGCCTGCTCGCCTCCATGGTGGCCGGGGGCTACCTCAAGGCCGCGCCCCAGTCCGTCTCTGACAACGTCGACAAGAACTGGTCCGCTGACTGGAAGAAGTACGGCACCGTTGGCGGCACCTTCTACGGCGCACCGCTGATGGCCAGCGTCAAGGGCTACATCTGGTACTCGCCGACGTTCTTCTCGAGCAATGGTTACACCATCCCGAAGACCCTCGACGAGCTGAACACCCTCACTGCGAAGATCGCGGCCGACGGCAAAGCCAAGCCGTGGTGCGCAGGTTTCGCATCGGGTGAAGCCAGCGGATGGCCGGGCACCGACTGGATCGAAGACGTCGTGCTTCGCCAGGCAGGCCCCGACGTCTACGACAAGTGGGTCACCAACGACGTCAAGTTCACCGACCCGCAGATCACGAAGGCATTCGACTACGTCGGCAACTTCCTGAAGAACCCGGCCTATGTGAACGCCGGCTTCGGCGACGTGACCAGCGTCAACTCGACGACCTTCCAGGACGCCGGTCTGCCGATCCTCCAGAGCCAGTGCGCAATGATGCACCAGGCTTCGTTCTACGAGGCACAGTGGCCCAAGGGTACGAAGGTCGCTGAAGACGGAGACGTCTACGGCTTCCTCATGCCTCCTGCTGCAGCAGGTGGAGCACAGGCTGTCACCGGTGGTGGCGAGCTCGTCGGCGCATTCAAGACGAGTGACCAGATCACCGCGGTGCAGACCTACCTCTCGAGCGCGCTGTGGGCAAACAACCGCGTCAAGCTCGGTGGTGTCATCAGCGCAAACAAGGGTCTCGACCCGGCCAACGCCCAGTCGCCGCTGGCTGTGCAGAGCATCAAGATCCTCCAGGACCCGAACACCACGTTCCGGTTCGACGCGTCTGACCTGATGCCCGCTGCCGTCGGCTCGAACTCCTTCTGGAAGGGCATTGTCAACTGGATCAACGGTGACAGCACCCAGACGGTGACCGACTTCATCCAGTCGACCTGGCCGACGAAGTAG
- a CDS encoding sensor histidine kinase, with protein sequence MTLRRRLVLSVGALIVLLGLAIGLVSTLTLNGVLVNKLDEQLPGGSSSSAGGPPPGGTFTLQLRGGDLSTFLDRQPLGTVGVISSGGQVLYSGTVISSSSATSFGGTEVVPLATARALQLAAVTPGQKPTTVDLGTGLGQYRVISLETTNGYTVVLGLSLAPVQATVTQLAITTVVVTLAGLLIAVLLGSLIITLALRPLQRVADTAAHVAELPLDRGEVALAVRVPERDTNPKTEVGRVGNALNRMLEHVSSALTARQQSEDKVRQFVADASHELRTPLASIRGYAELTRRQDEALPADVTHSLSRIESEATRMTSLVEDLLLLARLDSSPDVAHDTVDLTLTLVDAVSDAHAAGRDHDWILDLPEEPVEVEGDAARLYQITANLLANARVHTPAGTHVTAGLEEIVVSGKKFAVISVADDGPGIDPAVMPTLFERFVRGDVSRSRHAGSTGLGLAIVYAVAEAHGGTVTVESVPGNTVFRVMLPLTYAAPTATTT encoded by the coding sequence GTGACCCTGCGCCGCCGACTCGTTCTGAGCGTCGGCGCCCTGATCGTTCTTCTCGGGCTGGCCATCGGGCTGGTGAGCACGCTCACCCTCAATGGCGTGCTCGTGAACAAGCTCGACGAGCAGCTCCCTGGCGGCTCATCGAGCAGCGCGGGAGGGCCTCCGCCGGGCGGAACCTTCACCCTGCAACTCCGCGGCGGTGACCTCTCGACCTTTCTCGACCGACAGCCGCTTGGAACGGTCGGGGTGATCAGCTCCGGTGGCCAGGTGCTGTACTCCGGCACCGTGATCAGCTCCTCGAGCGCCACCTCCTTCGGAGGAACGGAGGTGGTTCCTCTCGCGACCGCTCGCGCCCTGCAGCTCGCCGCAGTGACTCCCGGGCAGAAACCGACCACTGTCGACCTCGGGACCGGGCTCGGCCAGTACCGCGTCATCTCGCTCGAGACGACCAATGGCTACACCGTCGTGCTCGGCCTCTCCCTGGCTCCCGTCCAGGCGACCGTCACGCAGCTCGCCATCACCACCGTTGTCGTCACCCTGGCCGGCCTCCTCATCGCGGTGCTGCTCGGCAGCCTCATCATCACTCTTGCCCTCCGCCCCCTGCAGCGGGTCGCCGACACGGCAGCCCACGTGGCAGAACTCCCGCTCGACCGTGGCGAGGTCGCCCTCGCCGTGCGCGTCCCCGAGCGAGACACCAACCCGAAGACCGAGGTCGGCCGGGTCGGCAACGCCCTGAACCGGATGCTCGAACACGTGTCGTCTGCGCTCACCGCGCGGCAGCAGTCCGAAGACAAGGTGAGGCAGTTCGTGGCCGACGCCAGCCACGAGCTGCGTACCCCTCTTGCATCGATCAGAGGGTACGCCGAGCTCACCCGGCGACAGGACGAAGCACTGCCCGCCGACGTGACGCACTCACTCAGCCGAATCGAGTCGGAAGCGACTCGGATGACCTCTCTCGTCGAAGACCTGTTGCTGCTCGCCAGGCTCGACTCGAGCCCGGATGTCGCGCATGACACTGTCGACCTGACGCTCACTCTCGTGGATGCCGTCAGCGATGCTCACGCGGCCGGGCGCGACCACGACTGGATCCTCGACCTGCCCGAAGAACCGGTCGAGGTCGAAGGAGATGCTGCACGTCTGTACCAGATCACCGCAAACCTGCTGGCGAACGCCCGCGTTCACACCCCAGCCGGCACGCATGTGACGGCTGGGCTCGAGGAGATCGTGGTCTCCGGGAAGAAGTTTGCCGTCATCAGCGTCGCCGACGACGGCCCCGGAATCGATCCTGCGGTCATGCCGACGCTCTTCGAGCGTTTCGTTCGCGGTGACGTGTCGCGCTCGCGGCATGCCGGCAGCACCGGCCTCGGCCTGGCGATCGTGTATGCGGTCGCGGAGGCGCACGGAGGCACTGTCACTGTTGAGAGCGTGCCGGGTAACACGGTGTTCCGGGTGATGTTGCCTCTGACCTATGCCGCCCCCACTGCAACAACGACCTGA
- the rplL gene encoding 50S ribosomal protein L7/L12 encodes MAKLSQDELIDAFKELTLIELSEFVKKFEEVFEVTAAAPVAVAAAGGAAAAVEEVEEKTAFDVILEAAGEKKIQVIKEVRAITSLGLGEAKALVDGAPKPVLEGVNKEAADKAVAQLQAAGATVTLK; translated from the coding sequence ATGGCAAAGCTGTCACAAGACGAGCTCATCGATGCCTTCAAGGAGCTCACGCTCATTGAGCTCAGCGAGTTCGTGAAGAAGTTCGAAGAGGTCTTCGAGGTCACCGCTGCTGCTCCCGTGGCAGTCGCTGCTGCCGGTGGCGCTGCTGCGGCCGTCGAAGAGGTCGAAGAGAAGACGGCGTTCGACGTCATCCTCGAGGCCGCTGGCGAGAAGAAGATCCAGGTCATCAAGGAGGTGCGCGCTATCACCAGCCTCGGCCTCGGTGAGGCGAAGGCACTCGTTGATGGAGCACCCAAGCCTGTTCTCGAAGGCGTCAACAAGGAAGCTGCCGACAAGGCAGTCGCCCAGCTGCAGGCAGCCGGCGCGACGGTTACCCTCAAGTAA
- the rplJ gene encoding 50S ribosomal protein L10, with protein MANKEATVAELSELFESSTAVLLTEYRGLTVAQLTKLRRSISEHATYAVVKNTLTKIAANKAGITSFDDELVGPSAIAFVHGDPVTVAKALRDFAKANPLLSVKGGYFDGNPLTAEEVNKLADLESREVLLAKFAGAAKASLFGVAYLFNAPLSKAVRTVEALREKQESGN; from the coding sequence ATGGCGAACAAAGAAGCCACGGTTGCCGAACTCTCCGAACTTTTCGAGAGCTCGACCGCCGTTCTGCTTACTGAGTACCGCGGTCTCACTGTTGCGCAGCTGACAAAGCTGCGCCGTTCGATCAGTGAGCACGCCACCTACGCCGTGGTAAAGAACACGCTGACCAAGATCGCGGCCAACAAGGCCGGCATCACTTCGTTTGACGACGAACTGGTGGGTCCATCCGCTATCGCTTTCGTTCACGGTGACCCCGTGACCGTGGCAAAGGCTCTGCGCGACTTTGCCAAGGCAAACCCTCTTCTGAGCGTGAAGGGCGGTTACTTCGACGGTAACCCGCTGACCGCTGAAGAGGTCAACAAGCTCGCCGACCTCGAAAGCCGGGAGGTGTTGCTGGCGAAGTTCGCCGGTGCCGCCAAGGCTTCGCTGTTCGGTGTCGCCTATCTGTTCAACGCACCGCTCTCGAAGGCCGTTCGCACGGTCGAGGCGCTACGCGAGAAGCAGGAGTCCGGCAACTAG
- a CDS encoding YqjF family protein, protein MSSSLHAITRPILRQQWRNLTFLHWRIDSAVAASLMPQGIVPDEFDGSSWVGLVPFTLRNTQFGPSPALPFYGTFHETNVRLYARDAEGRRGVVFLSLEAERLAAVIGARVAFGLPYIWSHMRVRKTGGTIVYTSRRHSTPRGEVDSAVSVRPGARIEHPDALADFLTARWALFSRHLGRTLYLPNNHQPWPLQEAELLDLSDTLLTRAGLPGVTNRPPDSVLFSTGVDAIFGRPQPFDAGELRMGAATG, encoded by the coding sequence GTGAGCTCCTCTCTGCACGCCATCACCCGACCGATCCTGCGCCAGCAGTGGCGCAACCTCACGTTCCTCCACTGGCGCATAGACAGCGCAGTCGCAGCGTCCCTCATGCCCCAGGGAATCGTTCCCGACGAATTCGACGGCAGTTCGTGGGTCGGGCTCGTGCCGTTCACGCTGAGAAACACGCAATTCGGCCCTTCCCCGGCCCTTCCGTTCTACGGAACGTTCCACGAGACCAATGTGCGTCTCTATGCCCGCGATGCAGAGGGGCGCAGGGGGGTCGTCTTTCTCTCGCTCGAGGCCGAGCGCCTCGCGGCAGTGATCGGTGCACGGGTGGCCTTCGGGCTGCCGTACATCTGGTCGCACATGCGCGTTCGCAAGACCGGGGGAACGATCGTCTACACCTCGCGCAGGCATTCGACGCCTCGGGGTGAGGTCGATTCTGCAGTGTCGGTGCGGCCGGGCGCGCGCATCGAGCATCCGGATGCCCTGGCCGACTTTCTCACCGCCCGCTGGGCGCTCTTCTCGAGGCACCTCGGCCGAACGCTCTACCTGCCGAACAACCACCAGCCGTGGCCGTTGCAGGAGGCGGAACTGCTCGACCTCTCCGACACGCTTCTCACCCGAGCAGGGCTCCCGGGTGTGACCAACAGGCCCCCCGACTCGGTGCTCTTCTCCACCGGAGTGGACGCGATCTTCGGCCGCCCCCAGCCCTTCGACGCCGGCGAGTTGCGCATGGGGGCAGCGACAGGCTAG
- a CDS encoding carbohydrate ABC transporter permease: MSVAPVELPIPGGATRSLEEEYVAATTKTARVKKNLTSRWATVAALVIAVVWTIPTFGLLLSSFRPEVLIKTTGWWTIFTNPGLTLDNYKEVLFASSSSAPQLGQYFVNSIAISIPATIFPLILASMAAYAFSWMKWKGRDVVFILVFALQIVPLQMALIPLLQLFSKGIQIGSATIIPPIPTGTYAQLWIAHTAFALPLAIFLLYNFISQVPGEVIEAARVDGASHGQIFLRIIIPLAMPALASFAIFQFLWVWNDLLVALVFSGGSPEVAPLTQRLAELTGSRGSEWQRLTAAAFVSLVVPLIVFFSLQRYFVRGLLAGSTKG, encoded by the coding sequence ATGAGCGTCGCACCAGTCGAGCTTCCAATCCCGGGTGGAGCCACCCGGTCGCTCGAAGAAGAGTATGTCGCCGCCACCACGAAGACGGCCAGAGTCAAGAAGAACCTCACCTCGCGCTGGGCAACCGTTGCAGCCCTGGTGATCGCCGTCGTCTGGACCATTCCGACCTTCGGCCTGCTGCTGTCGTCGTTCCGGCCCGAGGTGCTCATCAAGACCACGGGCTGGTGGACGATCTTCACCAACCCGGGTCTCACCCTCGACAACTACAAAGAGGTGCTGTTCGCCTCGTCGTCGAGCGCGCCGCAACTGGGCCAGTACTTCGTCAACTCGATCGCCATCAGCATTCCGGCGACCATCTTCCCGTTGATCCTGGCCTCGATGGCTGCCTACGCGTTCTCGTGGATGAAGTGGAAGGGGCGTGACGTCGTGTTCATTCTCGTCTTCGCGCTCCAGATCGTGCCCTTGCAGATGGCGCTGATCCCCCTTCTGCAACTCTTCTCGAAGGGTATCCAGATCGGAAGCGCAACCATCATCCCGCCGATCCCGACCGGAACGTATGCGCAGTTGTGGATCGCCCACACGGCGTTCGCTCTGCCGCTGGCGATCTTCCTGCTGTACAACTTCATCTCGCAGGTTCCCGGCGAAGTGATCGAGGCAGCCCGAGTCGATGGGGCGTCGCACGGCCAGATCTTCCTGCGGATCATCATTCCGTTGGCGATGCCGGCACTCGCCTCGTTCGCCATCTTCCAGTTCCTCTGGGTGTGGAATGACCTGCTCGTCGCGTTGGTGTTCTCGGGTGGTTCGCCAGAAGTGGCGCCGCTGACCCAGCGGCTGGCAGAACTCACCGGTAGCCGGGGCAGCGAATGGCAGCGCCTCACGGCCGCCGCCTTCGTCTCGCTGGTCGTGCCGTTGATCGTGTTCTTCAGCCTTCAGCGCTACTTCGTGCGTGGCCTGCTGGCCGGCTCGACGAAGGGCTGA
- a CDS encoding response regulator transcription factor, with product MTIDNSRLPSSSSASRPRLSRADGSPVRALVVDDEPTLTDLLSMALRYEGWDVKTASEGRQAVTLAREFRPDVIVLDVMLPDIDGLQVLSRVRGDGQETPVLFLTAKDSLDDRIAGLTAGGDDYVTKPFSLEELVARLRGLLRRSTVLVTDAVDPEVVVGDLVLNEDSHEVHRSGEPIELTATEFELLRFLMRNPRRVLSKAQILDRVWSYDFGGRSSVVEIYISYLRKKVDAGRPPMIHTVRGAGYMLKTAP from the coding sequence GTGACCATAGACAACTCAAGGCTTCCCTCCAGTTCCTCGGCGAGCAGGCCGCGACTCTCGCGAGCCGACGGCTCGCCGGTGCGTGCACTCGTCGTCGACGACGAGCCCACCCTGACAGACCTGCTGTCGATGGCCCTGCGCTACGAGGGATGGGACGTCAAGACGGCCAGCGAGGGCCGCCAGGCCGTGACGCTGGCCCGCGAGTTCCGACCCGACGTCATCGTGCTCGACGTGATGCTCCCCGACATCGACGGCCTCCAGGTGCTGTCTCGCGTTCGCGGCGACGGGCAGGAGACCCCTGTTCTCTTCCTGACGGCCAAAGACTCGCTGGATGATCGGATCGCCGGCCTCACCGCGGGCGGCGACGACTACGTCACCAAACCGTTCAGCCTCGAAGAGCTGGTGGCGCGGCTTCGCGGACTGCTCCGCCGTTCGACCGTTCTCGTCACCGACGCCGTCGACCCGGAGGTCGTGGTGGGCGACCTCGTGCTGAATGAAGACAGCCACGAGGTCCACCGCTCGGGTGAGCCGATCGAACTCACCGCCACAGAGTTCGAGCTGCTGCGTTTCCTCATGCGAAACCCCCGCCGGGTGCTCAGCAAGGCCCAGATCCTCGACCGGGTCTGGAGCTACGACTTCGGTGGCCGCTCGAGCGTGGTCGAGATCTACATCTCGTATCTTCGCAAGAAGGTCGACGCCGGTCGCCCGCCGATGATCCACACCGTGCGCGGCGCCGGCTACATGCTGAAGACCGCGCCGTGA